One stretch of Myxocyprinus asiaticus isolate MX2 ecotype Aquarium Trade chromosome 23, UBuf_Myxa_2, whole genome shotgun sequence DNA includes these proteins:
- the LOC127413855 gene encoding cytochrome c oxidase assembly factor 8-like isoform X3, protein MSLCPCYIYTPLLLRSSCRGHRQNTSQPPQHDTRAQLQSGLSPAASSKYDWIGPPDRLSNLRPIIYHIPENETPLERKLRHLRQETEDWNHKFWTNQNLTFSKEREEYVQSQLKAKGLSERDDQGRKRTLSSEEMAVFYKHFLDENMKRHASYNREWYKRNFTITLLMAKVALHNTWGTLTGQGRGTGREKGKPT, encoded by the exons AT GTCCTTGTGTCCGTGTTACATATATACTCCCTTGCTGTTAAGAAGCTCTTGTCGAGGTCATCGACAAAACACAAGCCAACCACCACAACATGACACACGAGCACAG TTGCAGTCTGGATTAAGTCCAGCAGCGTCATCAAAATATGACTGGATTGGCCCACCAGACAGACTCTCAAACCTGAGGCCAATCATATATCACATCCCAGAGAATGAGACGCCACTGGAGAGGAAGTTGAGGCATCTGAGACAGGAGACTGAAGACTGGAACCATAAGTTCTGGACCAATCAGAACCTCACATTTAGTAAG GAAAGAGAAGAATACGTACAGTCACAACTGAAGGCGAAAGGATTGTCAGAGAGAGATGATCAAG GAAGGAAAAGGACTTTAAGTAGTGAGGAAATGGCAGTCTTCTACAAACACTTCTTAGATGAAAACATGAAAAGGCATGCCAGTTATAACAG GGAATGGTATAAACGTAATTTCACCATTACACTTCTAATGGCTAAAGTTGCTCTACACAACACATGGGGGACGCTGACTGGACAAGGGAGGGGAACTGGACGAGAGAAAGGCAAACCTACATGA
- the LOC127413855 gene encoding cytochrome c oxidase assembly factor 8-like isoform X2, translated as MNVKTVGCLFFRSLCPCYIYTPLLLRSSCRGHRQNTSQPPQHDTRAQSGLSPAASSKYDWIGPPDRLSNLRPIIYHIPENETPLERKLRHLRQETEDWNHKFWTNQNLTFSKEREEYVQSQLKAKGLSERDDQGRKRTLSSEEMAVFYKHFLDENMKRHASYNREWYKRNFTITLLMAKVALHNTWGTLTGQGRGTGREKGKPT; from the exons ATGAACGTAAAAACAGTAGGTTGTTTATTTTTTAGGTCCTTGTGTCCGTGTTACATATATACTCCCTTGCTGTTAAGAAGCTCTTGTCGAGGTCATCGACAAAACACAAGCCAACCACCACAACATGACACACGAGCACAG TCTGGATTAAGTCCAGCAGCGTCATCAAAATATGACTGGATTGGCCCACCAGACAGACTCTCAAACCTGAGGCCAATCATATATCACATCCCAGAGAATGAGACGCCACTGGAGAGGAAGTTGAGGCATCTGAGACAGGAGACTGAAGACTGGAACCATAAGTTCTGGACCAATCAGAACCTCACATTTAGTAAG GAAAGAGAAGAATACGTACAGTCACAACTGAAGGCGAAAGGATTGTCAGAGAGAGATGATCAAG GAAGGAAAAGGACTTTAAGTAGTGAGGAAATGGCAGTCTTCTACAAACACTTCTTAGATGAAAACATGAAAAGGCATGCCAGTTATAACAG GGAATGGTATAAACGTAATTTCACCATTACACTTCTAATGGCTAAAGTTGCTCTACACAACACATGGGGGACGCTGACTGGACAAGGGAGGGGAACTGGACGAGAGAAAGGCAAACCTACATGA
- the LOC127413855 gene encoding cytochrome c oxidase assembly factor 8-like isoform X1, whose product MNVKTVGCLFFRSLCPCYIYTPLLLRSSCRGHRQNTSQPPQHDTRAQLQSGLSPAASSKYDWIGPPDRLSNLRPIIYHIPENETPLERKLRHLRQETEDWNHKFWTNQNLTFSKEREEYVQSQLKAKGLSERDDQGRKRTLSSEEMAVFYKHFLDENMKRHASYNREWYKRNFTITLLMAKVALHNTWGTLTGQGRGTGREKGKPT is encoded by the exons ATGAACGTAAAAACAGTAGGTTGTTTATTTTTTAGGTCCTTGTGTCCGTGTTACATATATACTCCCTTGCTGTTAAGAAGCTCTTGTCGAGGTCATCGACAAAACACAAGCCAACCACCACAACATGACACACGAGCACAG TTGCAGTCTGGATTAAGTCCAGCAGCGTCATCAAAATATGACTGGATTGGCCCACCAGACAGACTCTCAAACCTGAGGCCAATCATATATCACATCCCAGAGAATGAGACGCCACTGGAGAGGAAGTTGAGGCATCTGAGACAGGAGACTGAAGACTGGAACCATAAGTTCTGGACCAATCAGAACCTCACATTTAGTAAG GAAAGAGAAGAATACGTACAGTCACAACTGAAGGCGAAAGGATTGTCAGAGAGAGATGATCAAG GAAGGAAAAGGACTTTAAGTAGTGAGGAAATGGCAGTCTTCTACAAACACTTCTTAGATGAAAACATGAAAAGGCATGCCAGTTATAACAG GGAATGGTATAAACGTAATTTCACCATTACACTTCTAATGGCTAAAGTTGCTCTACACAACACATGGGGGACGCTGACTGGACAAGGGAGGGGAACTGGACGAGAGAAAGGCAAACCTACATGA